The Roseimicrobium gellanilyticum DNA segment TGGAAGGCGCTACAATGGTGAAGGTGGCGCCAGGAATGAGGGATACCGCATCCGCCATGGCTGCGATGCCGGGGGCGTGGACGCCGTCGTCGTTCGTGATGAGGAAGTGCATTTGCGGCTGCGCTCAACTGCACTTCTTCTTTTGCAGCGCCTGCAGCAGCATTTCGTAGCGCCTGATGAGGGAAACTTCGGCGAGGAGCTTTTGCTGAAGCTTCGGACAGCGGGTGAAGTGGTAGCTCAGCACATCACAAACGAGCTCCGGATCCTCCGTCCCTTCCAGGGCGGCACGCAGTTGCTTGGCCTCCTCAATACACGCATTGGCAAAGAGCTCCAGCACCTGCTGTTTCAGTTCACGGGCACGATTCAGGTCGTCCGCGATCGTTGCTACGGGCTCGATGGTGGCAATCTTGAAGGGCTTCTCCTGAACCCAACCTGTGAGCTTGATGCGGCGCAGGCCCAGGAGCAAAAGCTGGGACGTGCCGTCCGACTGCTTCACACAGGCACGAACGAGCCCCGCGGTGGTGTAGGGCTGCACGGGTGCCGACTCGGATGTGCTCTCCCGTGATCCCACGCAGAACATGCGATTGGTATCCAGAACATGACTCAACATCTGGCGGTAGCGTTCCTCAAAGATATAAAGAGGAAGCAGGCAGCCAGGGAAGAGATGGCAGTCCGTCAGCACCATGACCGGCAGCCTGTCTGGCAGGGTGCGGTCTTCTGGGGGATTGGGATCAAAGGTTTTCGAGCTGGAATCCATGGGCAGGTGAATCAACACCGTGCGGTTACCCGTGGATTACGCGCCGGAACAGCGTCTGGGTTGAGAGATTAATCTCATGAAAACAACGCGCGCACCGGCGTGCCGCCATCCGTGATGGGCACCGGACGTGAGCCATCCATCAATTCCTTGGTCGGGTCAACCCCCAAGGCAGCATGAATCGTCGCATGGAAGTCCGGCAGGCTCACCGGGTTCTCAAGGACCTGCT contains these protein-coding regions:
- a CDS encoding LON peptidase substrate-binding domain-containing protein gives rise to the protein MDSSSKTFDPNPPEDRTLPDRLPVMVLTDCHLFPGCLLPLYIFEERYRQMLSHVLDTNRMFCVGSRESTSESAPVQPYTTAGLVRACVKQSDGTSQLLLLGLRRIKLTGWVQEKPFKIATIEPVATIADDLNRARELKQQVLELFANACIEEAKQLRAALEGTEDPELVCDVLSYHFTRCPKLQQKLLAEVSLIRRYEMLLQALQKKKCS